A portion of the Alphaproteobacteria bacterium genome contains these proteins:
- the queF gene encoding preQ(1) synthase, giving the protein MNDEVYDGLTQLGSPSKLPASPEEASLERVPNPKPGTTYLVRFACPEFTSLCPITGQPDFAHLVIDYVPDGWLVESKSLKLFLGSYRNHGGFHEACTVDIAQRIETLLDPAWLRIGGYWYPRGGIPIDVFYQSGEPPEGLWLPDQGVAPYRGRG; this is encoded by the coding sequence ATGAATGACGAAGTCTATGACGGGCTGACGCAACTCGGCAGTCCGTCGAAATTGCCGGCGTCGCCGGAAGAAGCCAGTCTGGAGCGGGTGCCTAACCCGAAGCCGGGGACCACCTACCTGGTGCGGTTCGCCTGCCCGGAATTCACGTCCCTGTGTCCGATCACAGGCCAGCCCGATTTTGCCCATCTCGTGATCGACTATGTGCCCGACGGCTGGCTGGTCGAGAGCAAGTCCCTGAAGCTGTTTCTCGGTTCCTACCGCAACCATGGCGGATTTCACGAGGCGTGCACTGTGGATATCGCCCAGCGGATCGAAACATTGCTGGATCCGGCCTGGCTCCGGATCGGCGGTTACTGGTATCCGCGTGGCGGCATCCCCATCGATGTGTTCTATCAATCCGGCGAGCCCCCCGAGGGGTTGTGGTTGCCCGATCAGGGGGTCGCGCCCTATCGCGGGCGCGGCTAG
- the metF gene encoding methylenetetrahydrofolate reductase [NAD(P)H], with product MASSTSNIEQVATDRRISVSFEFFPPKTAAMEKTLWDTVCDLAPINPSFVSVTYGAGGSTRERTHATVSRIVTEAGLTAAAHLTCVAATRAEIESVARDYWAAGVRHIVALRGDPPEGATGYSPHPDGYAYAADLVEGLHSVAPFEISVAAYPETHPEAPSADFDIDILKRKADAGAARAITQFFFDNGAFLRFRDKVAASGIDIPVVPGIMPVGNFKSMTRFAAMCGASVPDWLAEAFEGLDDDPAGRVEVGERVASEQCHELQSHGITNFHFYTLNRADMTHAICRNLGVADGGSETKAT from the coding sequence ATGGCATCCTCGACAAGCAACATTGAACAGGTCGCTACAGACCGCCGTATTTCCGTCAGTTTCGAGTTTTTCCCGCCGAAAACCGCGGCGATGGAAAAAACCCTCTGGGACACGGTCTGCGATCTTGCGCCGATCAACCCGTCGTTTGTTTCGGTGACCTACGGCGCGGGCGGTTCGACGCGCGAGCGAACCCATGCGACCGTTTCCCGAATCGTCACGGAGGCAGGGCTGACGGCCGCCGCGCATTTGACATGTGTCGCCGCCACGCGCGCGGAGATCGAGAGCGTCGCGCGCGACTATTGGGCCGCAGGCGTCCGACATATTGTCGCCCTGCGCGGCGACCCCCCGGAAGGCGCGACGGGCTACTCCCCCCATCCCGATGGATATGCGTATGCGGCGGACCTGGTCGAGGGCCTCCACTCGGTTGCACCTTTCGAGATTTCGGTGGCGGCTTACCCTGAAACCCATCCGGAGGCGCCAAGCGCGGATTTCGATATCGATATTCTGAAGCGCAAGGCCGATGCGGGTGCCGCCCGCGCAATCACCCAATTCTTCTTCGACAATGGTGCGTTTTTGCGTTTTCGCGACAAGGTCGCGGCGTCGGGGATTGATATCCCCGTGGTGCCGGGGATCATGCCGGTCGGTAACTTCAAGAGCATGACCCGGTTTGCCGCCATGTGCGGCGCCAGCGTGCCGGATTGGCTGGCGGAGGCATTCGAGGGGCTGGACGATGACCCGGCCGGCCGGGTCGAGGTCGGCGAACGTGTCGCGAGTGAACAATGCCACGAGCTGCAGTCCCACGGGATCACCAATTTTCATTTCTACACATTGAACCGCGCGGACATGACCCATGCGATCTGTCGCAATCTGGGCGTGGCGGACGGCGGTTCGGAGACCAAGGCAACATGA
- a CDS encoding VacJ family lipoprotein has translation MLKTLIDLKPSRILFAALLMGTLTACAIPPSDDKEALAEFEKANDPFEPANRLVFSANVAVDQLVLQPTAVTYRDLFPDELKPPVENFITNLFMPLSFLHSLLQGDMERANLAATRFFTALPTFLLGNTMPDQEPVFEDAGQTLAVWGFEQGPYVMLPLIGPSSVRDTFGTVGDFFFDPVGWITDTPVTIGRAAGNAVVRRSNNVNQVRDLQLNSVDYYAAVRSLYRQQREAQVRNGETAPVQPAPTLGLDLEEKSDTKETASGK, from the coding sequence ATGTTGAAAACACTAATTGATCTTAAGCCTTCTCGTATCTTGTTTGCCGCGCTGCTGATGGGCACGCTGACGGCTTGCGCGATTCCGCCAAGTGACGACAAGGAAGCACTTGCCGAGTTCGAGAAAGCGAACGACCCGTTCGAGCCGGCAAACCGCCTGGTCTTCTCGGCCAACGTGGCGGTAGACCAGTTGGTCCTGCAGCCGACGGCCGTCACCTACCGGGACTTGTTTCCCGATGAGCTGAAGCCGCCGGTCGAGAACTTCATCACAAATCTGTTCATGCCCCTGAGCTTCCTGCATTCACTCCTGCAGGGCGATATGGAGCGGGCAAATCTTGCGGCAACGCGCTTCTTCACGGCGCTTCCGACATTTCTTCTCGGCAACACGATGCCGGACCAGGAGCCCGTCTTTGAAGACGCCGGCCAGACACTCGCCGTGTGGGGCTTCGAACAGGGCCCATACGTCATGCTGCCGCTGATCGGACCGTCCTCGGTGCGGGATACGTTCGGCACGGTCGGCGATTTCTTCTTCGATCCGGTCGGCTGGATCACCGACACCCCGGTCACGATCGGTCGTGCCGCCGGCAATGCGGTGGTGCGGCGTTCGAACAACGTAAACCAGGTTCGGGATTTGCAGCTTAACTCGGTGGACTACTACGCGGCCGTGCGCAGTCTGTATCGTCAGCAGCGTGAAGCGCAGGTCCGCAACGGCGAAACCGCGCCGGTTCAGCCAGCTCCAACGCTTGGGTTGGACCTGGAAGAGAAATCGGACACCAAAGAAACCGCGTCAGGCAAGTAG
- the ettA gene encoding energy-dependent translational throttle protein EttA: MNTPQYVYVMKGLTKVFPGGRKVVEDVWLSFMPGAKIGVLGLNGSGKSTLLKIMAGLDGEYQGEAWAADGLKVGFLPQEPDLDPDKDVMGNVMDGVAETKALLDRFNEVSMRFGEDITPEEMDALIAEQAELQNEIDASDAWELDRQIEIAMDALRCPPGDADVSNLSGGERRRVALCRLLLSRPDMLLLDEPTNHLDAESVAWLERFLEDYPGTVVAVTHDRYFLDNVAGWILELDRGKGLPFEGNYSAWLEAKEKRLAQEEREESSRQRTIKQELEWVRQSPRARQAKSKARVDAYEKLVAASQDKAPEGQQITIPPGPRLGDLVIEADNIRKGFGNHLLIDDLSFKMPPGAIVGVIGPNGAGKTTFCRMVTSQETPDSGDFRIGDTVVMGYVDQSRDALSAEKTVWEEISEGIDVIELGKRNVQSRAYVAGFNFKGSDQQKPVGQLSGGERNRVHLAKVLKSGSNFLMLDEPTNDLDVDTLRALEEALLEFPGCAIVVSHDRWFLDRIATHILAFEGNSEVVWFEGNYEAYTEDLKRRRGADADQPHRIKYKPLQR, translated from the coding sequence GTGAACACCCCCCAGTATGTCTATGTCATGAAGGGCCTGACCAAGGTCTTCCCTGGCGGCCGCAAGGTCGTCGAAGATGTCTGGTTGAGCTTCATGCCCGGCGCCAAGATCGGCGTCCTGGGGCTGAACGGCTCCGGCAAATCGACCCTGCTCAAAATCATGGCGGGCCTTGATGGCGAGTATCAGGGTGAAGCCTGGGCGGCGGACGGCCTGAAGGTGGGATTCCTGCCGCAGGAACCCGATCTCGACCCTGACAAGGATGTCATGGGCAATGTCATGGATGGCGTGGCCGAGACCAAGGCGCTACTCGATCGTTTCAACGAAGTGAGCATGCGCTTCGGCGAGGATATTACGCCCGAGGAGATGGATGCACTGATTGCGGAGCAGGCCGAACTCCAGAACGAAATCGATGCCAGCGACGCATGGGAGCTGGACCGACAGATCGAGATCGCCATGGATGCTCTGCGATGCCCACCAGGTGATGCCGATGTCTCGAACCTCTCGGGTGGCGAACGGCGCCGGGTCGCGCTCTGCCGGCTGTTGCTGTCCCGCCCCGATATGCTTTTGCTCGACGAGCCGACCAACCATCTCGATGCGGAATCCGTCGCCTGGCTCGAGCGTTTTCTGGAAGATTATCCGGGCACAGTGGTTGCGGTGACCCATGACCGATACTTTCTCGACAATGTCGCCGGCTGGATCCTCGAACTGGATCGTGGCAAGGGGCTTCCCTTCGAAGGCAATTACAGCGCCTGGCTGGAAGCGAAAGAGAAACGCCTGGCCCAGGAAGAGCGTGAAGAATCATCACGCCAGCGCACGATAAAACAGGAGCTGGAGTGGGTGCGTCAGAGCCCGCGTGCACGCCAGGCCAAGAGCAAGGCGCGCGTTGATGCCTATGAGAAACTCGTCGCGGCCAGCCAGGACAAGGCGCCCGAGGGTCAGCAGATCACCATTCCGCCGGGACCGCGCCTGGGTGACCTGGTGATTGAGGCAGACAACATCCGCAAGGGTTTCGGCAATCACCTGCTGATCGACGATCTCAGCTTCAAGATGCCGCCAGGGGCCATCGTCGGGGTGATTGGGCCGAACGGCGCGGGTAAAACCACGTTCTGCCGCATGGTGACGTCGCAGGAGACACCCGATTCCGGCGACTTCCGGATCGGCGATACCGTGGTGATGGGGTATGTGGACCAAAGCCGCGACGCGCTGTCCGCGGAGAAGACGGTGTGGGAGGAGATATCCGAGGGGATCGATGTGATCGAGCTCGGCAAGCGGAACGTACAGAGCCGGGCCTACGTCGCTGGGTTCAATTTCAAGGGATCGGATCAGCAAAAACCCGTCGGGCAGCTATCGGGCGGTGAACGCAACCGCGTACATCTGGCGAAAGTTCTGAAATCCGGGTCTAACTTCCTGATGTTGGACGAACCGACCAACGATCTGGATGTCGACACATTGCGCGCGCTCGAAGAAGCGCTGCTGGAATTCCCCGGATGCGCGATCGTGGTCAGCCATGACCGCTGGTTCCTCGATCGGATCGCGACCCATATCCTCGCTTTCGAGGGTAACAGCGAAGTCGTCTGGTTCGAGGGAAACTACGAGGCCTATACCGAGGACCTCAAGCGCCGTCGCGGCGCAGACGCGGACCAGCCGCACCGGATCAAGTACAAGCCGCTACAGCGCTGA
- the queG gene encoding tRNA epoxyqueuosine(34) reductase QueG — MSDAAAALRIREKATALGFDAVGFAPVRLAPEVRENLATFLAEGRHGDMDWLPAKSERRREPAALWPEARSVIALGMAYTPGPGAFESLNQTGIGHLSVYARGRDYHDVIKKRLKALGRWICEEFPGDVKVFVDTAPVMEKPVAQAAGLGWQGKHTNLVSRDHGSWLFLGEVFTTLDLPDDMAADDHCGSCRQCLDACPTDALPAPYQIDARRCISYLTIEHKGPIDRELRPLIGNRIYGCDDCLAACPWNKFAAAAPVTELRGREEFAAPRLTDLVRLDDGAFRAFFSKTAIKRVGRDRFVRNVLTALGNVGGEGAADAARERLKDSSPLVRGAAVWALSRLLSESEFADFRAQHMPGEADSHVLSEWATEETSNDGLR; from the coding sequence ATGTCGGATGCGGCGGCCGCTTTGCGCATTCGCGAGAAGGCGACGGCGCTCGGCTTCGATGCGGTTGGTTTTGCGCCTGTCCGTCTCGCGCCCGAAGTTCGCGAGAATCTGGCAACGTTCCTGGCCGAAGGCCGGCACGGCGACATGGACTGGTTGCCGGCCAAGTCCGAGCGACGGCGCGAACCGGCGGCGCTCTGGCCCGAGGCACGCTCCGTGATCGCACTGGGAATGGCCTACACCCCCGGTCCCGGTGCCTTCGAGAGCCTGAATCAAACCGGTATCGGCCACCTGTCGGTGTATGCGCGCGGGCGTGACTATCACGACGTGATCAAGAAGCGCCTCAAGGCGTTGGGCCGATGGATTTGCGAAGAGTTTCCGGGCGACGTGAAGGTATTTGTCGATACCGCACCGGTCATGGAAAAACCCGTGGCGCAGGCCGCGGGTCTGGGCTGGCAGGGGAAGCACACCAATCTGGTGTCGCGCGACCATGGGTCATGGTTGTTCCTGGGGGAGGTGTTCACTACCCTCGACCTGCCTGACGACATGGCCGCCGACGATCATTGCGGGTCGTGCCGCCAATGTCTCGATGCGTGTCCGACAGATGCGCTGCCAGCGCCCTATCAGATTGATGCGCGTCGATGCATTTCATATCTCACAATCGAACATAAAGGACCCATCGACCGCGAGTTGCGTCCGCTGATCGGCAATCGGATTTACGGTTGCGACGATTGTCTTGCCGCCTGTCCGTGGAACAAGTTCGCCGCTGCGGCACCCGTGACCGAGTTGCGCGGGCGCGAAGAATTCGCTGCGCCGCGATTGACGGATCTTGTCCGGTTGGATGATGGGGCATTCCGCGCCTTCTTCTCGAAAACTGCGATCAAGCGTGTGGGGCGGGACCGGTTCGTCCGAAATGTATTGACCGCGCTGGGCAATGTGGGCGGCGAGGGCGCTGCCGACGCGGCCCGCGAACGGCTGAAGGATTCATCCCCGCTGGTGCGCGGTGCGGCCGTGTGGGCGTTGTCGCGTCTTTTGTCTGAGAGCGAGTTCGCGGACTTCCGTGCGCAGCATATGCCTGGAGAGGCCGACAGCCATGTGCTCTCGGAGTGGGCGACAGAGGAGACTTCCAACGACGGGCTGCGCTAG
- the queA gene encoding tRNA preQ1(34) S-adenosylmethionine ribosyltransferase-isomerase QueA — translation MRTSEFDFELPAARIAQRPAEPRESARLLDLRDGMSDRVVRDLPGLLDPDSLLVVNDTRVIPAQLEGRRGEGRMSVTLHKRLSDTEWLAFARPAKRLRPGDRIDFAEGFAAEMIGRRDGGEVHLRFDMDAAAFRDALANHGRTPLPPYIKRSDGPDGQDAHDYQTMFAAREGAVAAPTAGLHFTPALMTALASAGMEIASVTLHVGAGTFLPVTAEDVHEHKMHAEYGEVDADVAARVNAARAAGRPVVSIGTTALRILETAVDAEGLVSAFRGDTRLFCVPGYEFRAVDQLFTNFHLPRSTLFMLVCAFAGTEHMREAYRHAVDAGYRFFSYGDATLLRRA, via the coding sequence ATGAGAACATCCGAATTCGATTTCGAGCTCCCGGCGGCACGGATCGCGCAACGACCGGCGGAGCCGCGCGAATCCGCGCGCCTGCTCGATCTGCGCGACGGCATGTCAGACCGTGTCGTTCGGGACCTGCCGGGTCTGCTCGATCCCGACAGTCTGCTGGTGGTGAACGATACCCGGGTGATTCCCGCGCAACTCGAGGGCCGTCGTGGCGAGGGGCGGATGTCGGTGACCTTGCACAAGCGCCTGAGCGATACCGAATGGCTTGCCTTTGCGCGACCCGCTAAACGGCTGAGGCCCGGAGATCGCATTGATTTTGCCGAAGGCTTTGCCGCGGAGATGATCGGGCGACGGGATGGCGGCGAAGTGCATCTGCGCTTCGATATGGACGCAGCGGCGTTTCGCGATGCGTTGGCGAACCATGGCCGGACCCCGCTCCCGCCCTATATCAAGCGCTCCGATGGCCCCGACGGGCAAGACGCCCATGATTATCAGACGATGTTTGCCGCTCGCGAGGGTGCCGTGGCGGCCCCGACCGCCGGCCTGCATTTCACCCCCGCGCTGATGACCGCGCTCGCGTCTGCCGGCATGGAGATCGCATCGGTGACCCTGCATGTGGGGGCGGGGACGTTCCTGCCCGTGACGGCCGAGGATGTGCACGAACACAAGATGCATGCCGAATATGGCGAAGTGGACGCCGATGTCGCTGCGCGGGTCAACGCGGCGCGGGCGGCCGGGAGGCCGGTCGTGTCGATCGGCACGACCGCGCTCCGGATTCTCGAAACCGCCGTTGATGCAGAGGGTTTGGTTTCGGCGTTTCGCGGCGACACAAGGCTCTTCTGTGTGCCCGGATACGAGTTTCGGGCCGTCGATCAACTTTTCACGAATTTCCATCTGCCGCGCTCGACGTTGTTCATGCTGGTCTGCGCATTTGCGGGAACGGAACATATGCGTGAGGCTTACCGCCACGCCGTCGATGCGGGATACCGTTTCTTCTCCTATGGGGATGCGACATTGCTGCGGCGGGCCTGA
- a CDS encoding YciI family protein: MPTYFFYCRDKPDTRETRKAIVEAHWAFMDTYADRMVARGPTLADDGETPTGSMHIVELPDAEAARVFAYDEPYAKAGVFEDIIVRRWRNALGQTMWDFEGDPENNQRFLLIGHGRPDRTAERDGLLEAHREYFIDGGYLPRFIERGPLYNDDESEWVGSAMLIEFPDRAAVEEMLADEPYCKAGLYTSVDIHPWRFGGRH; the protein is encoded by the coding sequence ATGCCGACATATTTTTTCTACTGCCGTGACAAGCCGGATACCCGTGAAACCCGGAAAGCGATCGTCGAGGCGCATTGGGCGTTCATGGATACCTATGCCGACCGGATGGTCGCGCGTGGACCGACCCTGGCAGATGACGGCGAGACCCCGACCGGCAGCATGCATATCGTCGAACTCCCGGACGCCGAGGCGGCGCGGGTGTTCGCCTATGACGAGCCCTATGCGAAGGCCGGCGTGTTCGAAGACATCATCGTTCGTCGCTGGCGTAACGCGCTCGGGCAAACCATGTGGGACTTCGAAGGCGATCCGGAAAACAATCAGCGGTTTCTGCTGATCGGCCACGGGCGTCCGGACAGGACCGCAGAACGCGATGGTCTTCTCGAAGCCCATCGTGAGTATTTTATCGACGGCGGTTACCTGCCGCGGTTTATCGAGCGTGGGCCCCTCTACAATGACGATGAAAGCGAATGGGTCGGGAGCGCCATGCTGATTGAGTTCCCCGATCGTGCAGCGGTCGAGGAAATGCTGGCGGACGAGCCCTATTGCAAGGCGGGCCTCTACACGAGTGTCGATATTCATCCCTGGCGGTTCGGCGGGCGCCACTAA
- a CDS encoding lipid A deacylase LpxR family protein produces MAATVQANAQTTKDTYSVQWENDRIANTDRHYTNGFRLSWVSGARDDDPIWVKDVLETLYPFASLRQGRVGAAFGQSIFTPENTTTSGLVTDDRPYAGWLYGAISVHAETRRDPASSSTNRLDTVELNLGIVGPLALGRQVQNGVHDLINVGRSNGWGHQLDNEPGVMLIGERRWRPDPWNLFGVEVGAIPHIGGSVGNVMTFASAGAILRVGQNLDVDYGPPLIRPSLSGLAAVDKQSGLAWYAFAGIQVRGVAHDIFLDGNTFARSHSVDKRHLVGDAQVGLAFIYRGVRLAVTQILRTREFEGQRQADRFGAISLSANF; encoded by the coding sequence GTGGCGGCAACAGTACAGGCGAACGCGCAGACGACGAAAGATACCTACAGCGTCCAGTGGGAGAATGACCGGATCGCCAACACCGACCGGCATTACACCAACGGATTCCGCCTGTCCTGGGTTTCCGGTGCGCGTGACGACGACCCGATCTGGGTCAAGGATGTACTCGAGACGCTTTATCCTTTTGCAAGCCTGCGTCAGGGCCGGGTCGGCGCGGCATTCGGACAGAGCATCTTTACCCCGGAAAACACGACCACCTCCGGCCTGGTGACCGATGACCGCCCCTATGCCGGCTGGCTGTACGGCGCCATATCCGTCCACGCCGAAACCAGACGCGACCCGGCGTCGTCTTCGACCAACAGGCTCGACACGGTGGAACTCAATCTCGGTATCGTCGGCCCCCTGGCCCTGGGCCGACAGGTACAGAACGGCGTACATGACCTGATAAATGTCGGCCGTTCGAACGGTTGGGGCCACCAACTCGACAACGAGCCCGGCGTGATGCTGATCGGTGAACGCCGCTGGCGCCCTGACCCATGGAATCTGTTCGGCGTCGAGGTCGGTGCCATCCCCCATATCGGCGGCAGCGTCGGCAACGTGATGACCTTCGCCAGCGCTGGCGCCATACTTCGGGTCGGACAGAATCTCGACGTCGATTATGGCCCGCCGCTCATCCGCCCATCGCTCAGCGGTCTCGCGGCAGTGGACAAGCAATCCGGCCTCGCCTGGTACGCCTTTGCCGGCATCCAGGTACGCGGCGTCGCCCATGACATCTTCCTCGACGGAAACACGTTTGCCAGAAGCCACAGTGTCGACAAACGACATCTGGTCGGGGATGCGCAGGTCGGCCTCGCCTTCATCTATCGCGGCGTGCGCCTGGCCGTGACCCAGATACTCCGGACCCGGGAATTCGAGGGACAGCGCCAGGCTGACCGGTTCGGTGCGATCAGCCTGTCGGCGAATTTCTAG
- a CDS encoding metalloregulator ArsR/SmtB family transcription factor — MDQVLAILRAAGEPNRLRILALCAQGDLTVSELTRILGQSQPSISRHLKLLCDAGLLERLQEGSWAFFHLASGTPSADILRLLIDEIEDSDGLVARDRQRLGEIKDARARLAEAYFREAAGSWDQIRALHVDEGVVEGAIQDLLTDEVHDTLLDIGTGTGRMLQLLAGRVREAVGVDQSRDMLAVARTNLSEPEYRNCNVRQADMYQLPFNDQSFDLVILHMVLHFADEPGHAIKEAARVLKSGGTFVVVDFAPHEMEALRDDHAHRRLGFRTEEVGRWAAEQGLQVTDVRTLPGTSLNVTLWKTRRPADVQSIDIRPRASA, encoded by the coding sequence ATGGACCAGGTCCTTGCAATTCTGCGTGCGGCTGGAGAGCCAAACCGCCTGCGTATCCTGGCCCTGTGTGCCCAGGGTGACTTGACCGTCAGTGAATTGACGAGAATTCTCGGGCAGAGCCAGCCGAGTATATCCCGTCACCTGAAGCTCCTGTGTGATGCCGGACTGCTGGAGCGGCTGCAAGAAGGGAGTTGGGCGTTCTTCCATCTCGCTTCGGGTACCCCCAGTGCCGACATTCTTCGTTTGCTGATTGACGAAATCGAAGATTCCGACGGCCTTGTCGCACGGGACCGGCAGCGCCTTGGCGAAATCAAGGACGCCCGGGCCAGGCTTGCGGAGGCCTATTTCCGGGAAGCCGCCGGCTCCTGGGATCAGATTCGCGCGCTACATGTCGATGAGGGCGTGGTCGAGGGGGCGATACAGGATCTGTTGACCGACGAGGTCCATGACACTTTGCTGGATATCGGCACCGGGACCGGTCGGATGCTGCAGTTGCTGGCGGGGCGTGTGCGCGAAGCCGTGGGCGTTGACCAGTCGCGTGACATGCTTGCCGTGGCGCGGACCAATCTCTCGGAACCCGAATACCGGAATTGCAATGTGCGTCAGGCGGACATGTATCAGCTGCCTTTCAATGATCAATCTTTCGATCTGGTGATCCTGCACATGGTCCTGCATTTCGCCGATGAGCCCGGCCACGCCATCAAGGAAGCCGCACGCGTCCTCAAGTCGGGCGGTACTTTCGTGGTGGTGGATTTCGCTCCGCACGAGATGGAGGCATTGCGTGACGACCACGCCCATCGGCGCCTTGGCTTCCGGACGGAAGAGGTCGGTCGCTGGGCGGCGGAACAGGGTTTGCAGGTCACCGACGTCCGCACCCTGCCGGGGACCTCGCTCAACGTCACACTTTGGAAAACCCGGCGGCCCGCAGATGTGCAGTCTATCGATATCCGCCCACGCGCCTCCGCCTAG
- a CDS encoding ABC transporter substrate-binding protein gives MIARVNPAFVIVLALLFVAPAAQADDHLDKSVSFIKSLSDRAITTLTDAEITSEDRRAQFRSLFREGFAVDAIARFALGRYWRNASKEEREEYLVLFEDVIVSTWADRFSLYSGQSFEVRGATNEPSNGPEKVALVSSQFFTSPTSPVQIEWRVASQGDVIKIVDVKVAGFSMANTQRDEFNSVILNNGRKLSSLLEQLRKMRDS, from the coding sequence ATGATCGCCCGTGTCAACCCGGCGTTCGTCATTGTCCTCGCATTGCTCTTCGTCGCGCCCGCCGCGCAGGCCGACGATCATCTGGACAAATCCGTTTCATTCATCAAGTCCCTGTCCGATCGTGCCATCACGACCCTGACAGACGCCGAGATCACCAGCGAGGACCGGCGCGCGCAGTTCAGGAGCCTGTTCCGTGAAGGCTTCGCCGTGGACGCCATCGCCCGCTTTGCGCTGGGCCGTTACTGGCGCAATGCCTCCAAAGAAGAACGCGAGGAATATCTCGTGCTCTTTGAGGACGTGATCGTCAGCACCTGGGCAGACCGCTTCTCTCTCTATTCCGGACAGTCGTTCGAGGTCCGCGGCGCGACCAACGAGCCGAGCAACGGTCCGGAAAAGGTAGCGTTGGTCTCCAGCCAGTTCTTCACGAGCCCCACCTCGCCCGTCCAGATCGAATGGCGCGTTGCCAGCCAGGGCGACGTCATCAAGATCGTGGATGTGAAGGTCGCGGGCTTCAGCATGGCGAACACGCAACGCGACGAGTTCAACTCGGTCATTCTCAATAATGGCCGCAAATTGTCGTCACTGCTTGAGCAGTTGCGCAAGATGCGGGACAGCTAG
- a CDS encoding YbhB/YbcL family Raf kinase inhibitor-like protein, with protein MTALSLSIDGITEGQRIPEAFAFGVRTESEPFTFGANISPAISWSAGPDGTKSYAIIMHDRSVPTVFDDANQDGKTISADLPRMDFMHWVLVDIPASTTSVPKGAESDAVVPKGKATGPAAHGVRGANDFGMFMASNPDMAGDYGGYDGPAPPWNDEIMHEYVFTVYALDVETLGLGGIFSGGDALAAMEGHILASGQVVGEYTLNPAIA; from the coding sequence ATGACGGCTCTCAGCCTCAGCATCGACGGCATCACCGAAGGTCAACGGATACCCGAGGCATTCGCCTTCGGCGTCCGCACCGAAAGCGAACCCTTCACCTTCGGTGCGAATATCAGCCCGGCCATCAGCTGGAGTGCCGGCCCCGACGGGACCAAATCCTACGCGATCATCATGCATGATCGCAGTGTCCCGACGGTGTTCGATGATGCCAATCAGGACGGCAAAACGATCTCCGCGGACCTGCCGCGCATGGACTTCATGCACTGGGTCCTCGTCGATATTCCCGCGTCCACAACCAGCGTGCCGAAGGGCGCCGAATCCGACGCGGTCGTGCCCAAGGGCAAGGCGACAGGACCTGCGGCGCATGGCGTACGCGGCGCCAACGATTTCGGCATGTTCATGGCCTCGAACCCGGACATGGCGGGCGATTATGGCGGATATGACGGCCCCGCCCCGCCCTGGAACGACGAAATCATGCATGAGTATGTGTTCACGGTGTATGCGCTCGATGTCGAGACGCTCGGCCTAGGCGGGATCTTCAGCGGCGGCGACGCGCTGGCGGCCATGGAGGGGCACATCCTCGCCAGCGGGCAGGTTGTGGGCGAATACACGCTGAACCCGGCGATCGCCTGA